Proteins from one Mucilaginibacter jinjuensis genomic window:
- a CDS encoding CIS tube protein, which yields MGKLEKVQILAYNNPDFADSHQVGDPFKALINPETYALEYKVEFTEGQGHGTSNATQRFNVKAPEELSFEFLFDSTGIIDQNPRNDVFDDVNAFKTMMLEYDSQSHEPKHFKLVWGHLLFKGRCTSLSITYKLFNPDGSPIRAVCKAGFKGSIEETLRVAIENPQSPDLTHYKTVMQGDTLPLLCYQVYGDSKYYLEVAKVNNLINFRQIAQGTDLFFPPLTTTTAS from the coding sequence ATGGGTAAGCTTGAAAAGGTACAGATACTGGCCTATAATAATCCTGATTTTGCCGATAGTCACCAGGTGGGCGATCCTTTTAAGGCATTGATTAACCCGGAGACTTATGCTTTAGAGTATAAGGTGGAATTTACCGAAGGGCAGGGGCACGGTACCAGCAACGCCACCCAGCGCTTCAATGTAAAAGCACCCGAAGAACTATCGTTCGAGTTTTTGTTTGATTCTACCGGTATTATCGACCAAAACCCGCGAAATGATGTTTTTGATGATGTAAACGCCTTTAAAACAATGATGCTCGAGTACGATAGCCAGTCGCACGAGCCTAAGCATTTTAAACTGGTTTGGGGGCATTTGCTGTTCAAAGGTCGTTGCACTTCACTGAGTATTACTTATAAGTTGTTCAATCCGGATGGCAGCCCGATCCGTGCGGTGTGTAAAGCGGGATTTAAAGGGAGTATTGAAGAAACGTTGAGAGTTGCTATCGAAAACCCACAATCGCCGGACTTAACACATTATAAAACCGTGATGCAGGGCGATACATTACCGTTGCTGTGCTACCAGGTTTACGGTGATTCTAAATATTATCTCGAAGTAGCCAAAGTAAATAACCTGATTAATTTCAGGCAGATAGCACAGGGAACCGACCTGTTTTTTCCGCCTTTAACAACAACTACTGCATCATAA
- a CDS encoding phage tail protein, translating to MAQTTAAGGYYPPVGFHFKVEFVGIGNDNDVRFQAVSGLSIEFDTEAFKEGGENRFEHTLPVRTKYPDLSLKRGMLTDSKVIDWCLDAFQNRVFNPVHINIVLLNEEHQPLKTWNVYNAWPKKWSVSDLNAQDNSIVIETLDISYNYFTVN from the coding sequence ATGGCACAGACAACTGCAGCCGGTGGCTATTACCCGCCGGTAGGTTTCCACTTTAAGGTAGAGTTTGTAGGTATCGGCAATGATAATGATGTTCGTTTCCAGGCGGTATCGGGTTTAAGTATTGAGTTTGATACCGAGGCATTTAAAGAAGGCGGTGAAAATCGTTTCGAACATACTTTGCCGGTACGCACCAAGTATCCCGACCTGTCATTAAAGCGCGGTATGCTCACGGATTCGAAGGTGATTGATTGGTGCCTGGATGCATTTCAGAACCGTGTATTTAACCCGGTACACATCAATATTGTATTGTTGAACGAAGAGCATCAGCCCCTTAAAACATGGAACGTATACAATGCATGGCCCAAAAAATGGTCGGTGTCTGATTTAAACGCGCAGGATAACTCTATCGTGATAGAGACGCTGGACATCAGCTATAACTACTTTACAGTAAACTAA
- a CDS encoding DUF5908 family protein, whose amino-acid sequence MPLEIRELHIKVTVNQPQGGEGTPAANGGGGGDKAAATDKEKVIKQCIEEVMDIINNKNER is encoded by the coding sequence ATGCCTTTAGAGATCAGGGAATTACATATTAAAGTAACTGTGAACCAGCCACAGGGCGGCGAAGGTACACCCGCCGCTAATGGTGGCGGGGGCGGCGATAAGGCTGCTGCAACTGACAAGGAAAAAGTGATTAAGCAATGCATTGAAGAGGTAATGGATATCATCAACAACAAAAACGAACGGTAA